A genomic region of Dermacentor andersoni chromosome 9, qqDerAnde1_hic_scaffold, whole genome shotgun sequence contains the following coding sequences:
- the LOC126527472 gene encoding uncharacterized protein, with the protein MLQAYCASGCDGLKVSTVRKLQGSYAALWEAAQYMDKKLCAALFCWYVDTVLNIVVSVRAVYHTLSHYNAYSASGAYVHAAYLAVAFLLVSLSAANLVAQRRHLLQDMCRLVCTVGGAEDDELCNQVMLLQEDVANGQLAFTGWNCFDIDRPFILSVMGAVITYSVVLQQLT; encoded by the exons ATGCTCCAAGCCTACTGCGCCTCCGGTTGCGACGGGCTCAAGGTCAGCACCGTGCGAAAGCTGCAGGGCTCCTATGCTGCCCTCTGGGAAGCGGCGCAGTACATGGACAAGAAGCTCTGCGCTGCGCTATTCTGCTG GTACGTGGACACTGTGCTCAACATCGTGGTGAGCGTTCGCGCCGTGTATCACACGCTGTCGCACTACAACGCGTACTCGGCGTCCGGGGCGTACGTGCACGCCGCGTACCTGGCCGTCGCCTTCCTGCTCGTCTCGCTCTCCGCCGCCAACCTGGTGGCGCAGAGGAGGCACCTGCTGCAGGACATGTGCCGCCTGGTGTGCACAGTAGGCGGTGCCGAAGACGACGAGCTCTGCAACCAG GTGATGCTGCTCCAGGAGGACGTCGCCAACGGGCAGCTGGCGTTCACCGGCTGGAACTGCTTCGACATCGACCGTCCCTTTATCCTCAGTGTCATGGGAGCGGTAATCACCTACTCCGTCGTACTGCAACAGCTCACTTAG